The region GACATCAACTTAAGGTAATTAAAAATCAAGAACAAAAATCCCAAGTGCGCCTTTATAGAGGACAATTACAAGTTACGACAGAAAATGCTTCTCCAGAACGAGTAAAGAAACTCCTGCAACGCTGGTATAAGGATCGAGCTAAAGCTTATTTTGAAAAGCGTTTACTCGATATAGTTTCAAAAACTCCCTGGCAAAGTGATGTCCCGCAATGGCGACTGCTGACAATGAAAAAACAATGGGGAAGCTGCTCTCCCAAAGGTACGCTTTCTCTAAATCCGCATCTTGTCAAAGCTCCAAGAGAATGCATTGATTATGTTCTTACTCATGAATTGTGCCACCTTCAGGAGCACAACCACAGTCCCAGATTCTATCGCCTTCTTACAGAGCGCATACCTGAATGGAAATCAGTCAAAGCAAAGCTGGATGGTATGTCTGAAATGTTACTAAATGAATAAAAATAAATAGTTGTATTTACCATAACAGGCTGGTTGAGGAATTGTCCTTAGCCAGCCTTTTTTATGCCCATCAAATCAGCAGATCCCCCTTTGTCCATCCCGCTCTCACCTCATAAATCACACCACAAAAAAAGATAAAAATCTGTAATATATAGCAATACTCTAAATATCTGAGCAGAGCCCGAAACATAAAATTAAATTAAATCATATCAGCATATTACATTTAACCCTCACTACAAAGTAAGAACACGGAAAATTACAGAGCATTTAATAAGTGAAATCCAAAATTTAATTAGGGCGCACTTAATAAGCAAGCCATCAATCCCAAATTAAGACGCACTGGTAAGCAAGTACACGGTCAGGCTCTATGCCAGCCCTTAAGCGTCTCGTGGAAGACGTAAAGGCAGCCGCAAAGAAACGAGGGTATCTCCGTGGACTCGACGGCAGACGTCTTCATGTACGCTCTGAACACTCTGCACTCAATACACTCCTCCAGTCGGCTGGTGCGCTCATCATGAAGGAAGCCACGGTAATCCTGTGGCGTGACCTACATGAGCGTGGAGACCTTGTGATGCCTAAGTTTCCGGCACACGAGCCTACCGAAGTGGACCTATGGCAAGCCGCTCATGTCCATGACGAATACCAGTTGATTGTGAAGGAAGACCTTGCTGACGAGATCGGGCCTCTGGCTGTCAATGCAATCGTCAAGGCTGGTCAGTCGTTTAACTTCCGGTGTCCTCTCGACGGCGAATATCAAGTCGGCAGGAACTGGGCAGAAACCCATTAGGAGAAACAAAGATGGAAGCATCATACAAATATATCGAAGAAAAGAAATTCAGACCCGTCACCCTTACCGTTGAAATCAAGAACGAAGAGGAGCTTCTCGACCTCTATCACAGGCTCGAAGCGCGTGACGTTATCGACGTGCAGCTTATGGATGGACGTGAGTTCTCTCTCCCGAAAAATCATTCATATCCTTTGAGACGCAAGCTTCGCAAAATCATTTTCGAAAGCGGCCTCCAGGAAACCACACCAGTAAACTACGAAGACCCTATCGGATGGTAAGGAGTGAACGTCATGCTTAAACTTAAGAAGAAAACCGGAGAAGAACTCCTGACAGAAGCTACTGCCTTCGTTGAGAAAACCATAGATCAACTCGACGCAGCCGCAGAGAAACTCAATG is a window of Maridesulfovibrio sp. DNA encoding:
- a CDS encoding SprT family zinc-dependent metalloprotease, which produces MGKNRTIMQTLTYGDEKIRYQVCHVPGKKTKVAIHVHPDGSVQVDAPLNAEITQIKEAVQKRARWVMEHLIRNREIRANVLPREYISGESYFYQGRRHQLKVIKNQEQKSQVRLYRGQLQVTTENASPERVKKLLQRWYKDRAKAYFEKRLLDIVSKTPWQSDVPQWRLLTMKKQWGSCSPKGTLSLNPHLVKAPRECIDYVLTHELCHLQEHNHSPRFYRLLTERIPEWKSVKAKLDGMSEMLLNE
- a CDS encoding DNA polymerase, whose amino-acid sequence is MPALKRLVEDVKAAAKKRGYLRGLDGRRLHVRSEHSALNTLLQSAGALIMKEATVILWRDLHERGDLVMPKFPAHEPTEVDLWQAAHVHDEYQLIVKEDLADEIGPLAVNAIVKAGQSFNFRCPLDGEYQVGRNWAETH